One genomic region from Streptomyces sp. Li-HN-5-11 encodes:
- a CDS encoding helix-turn-helix transcriptional regulator, with product MSLTLAAPHAEASAPALAPREREALGHIAAGRTYVQTARHMGLSRHTVDEYLRRIRAKLDITSTAELTRLAISMGL from the coding sequence ATGAGCCTCACCCTCGCCGCGCCGCACGCCGAAGCCTCCGCCCCCGCGCTCGCTCCCCGTGAGCGCGAGGCGCTGGGGCACATAGCCGCCGGCCGCACCTATGTGCAGACGGCCCGCCACATGGGGCTCTCCCGGCACACCGTCGACGAGTACCTGCGCCGCATCCGGGCCAAGCTCGACATCACCAGCACGGCGGAACTCACCCGCCTGGCCATCTCGATGGGTCTGTGA